A genome region from Tolypothrix sp. PCC 7712 includes the following:
- a CDS encoding bifunctional serine/threonine-protein kinase/formylglycine-generating enzyme family protein, translated as MQICQNPNCSNPFNAYGNRFCLSCGQSNFGQILRNRYRVLRLLGEGGFSRTYAAEDADRLDAPCVIKQFFPQVQGTGQRLKAAEFFKEEAFRLYELGENHTQIPRLLAYFEQGSSLYLVQEFIQGRTLLEEVQQEPFSESKIRQLLTDILPVLDFVHAHNVIHRDIKPENIIRRYSDGKPVLIDFGGAKQVTQTSLARQATVIYTLGYAPAEQMAGFACHASDLYALGVTCVRLLTQCLPLQTDDGQVQDNLYDAMNAQWLWAQKLQKNGITISDSLSKILDKLLQHLPKDRYQTAAEVIHDLKSTTTSDLEAEIIAISQKLFLPFASITKSQKVVVPLPPLQSFEFDVITVDTAGREVNRDRFHSEYFTEELSKAIALEMVSIPGGTFMMGSPDFEGDADERPQRLVTVAPFFMGKYPVTQAQWKAVAALPKVNQPLNPNPSKNKGPNLPVENVTWYEAVEFSLRLAEKTGRDYRLPSEAEWEYACRAGTKTSYHFGETVTPEFVSCSSGDTRYRKESTNVGSFEVANAFGLYDMHGLVWEWCADPWHNNYQGAPSDASVWEDGGDQHRRVLRGGSWSFGAELCRSASRSWDESDGGLRSCGFRVVFSAD; from the coding sequence ATGCAAATCTGCCAAAATCCCAATTGCTCAAATCCGTTCAATGCCTACGGCAATAGATTTTGTTTGAGCTGCGGACAAAGTAATTTTGGTCAAATCCTGAGAAACCGCTATCGTGTACTACGTCTATTAGGTGAAGGTGGTTTCAGTAGAACTTACGCCGCAGAGGATGCAGATAGACTAGATGCACCATGCGTAATTAAACAATTTTTCCCGCAAGTTCAAGGCACGGGACAACGCTTAAAAGCGGCGGAATTTTTTAAAGAAGAAGCATTCCGCCTCTATGAATTAGGTGAAAATCATACACAAATTCCGAGATTGCTAGCTTACTTTGAACAAGGCTCTAGCTTATATCTCGTACAAGAATTTATTCAAGGCAGAACTCTGTTAGAAGAAGTCCAACAAGAACCTTTTAGCGAAAGTAAAATTCGGCAACTTTTAACTGATATATTACCAGTGCTGGACTTTGTTCACGCCCATAATGTTATTCATCGTGATATTAAACCAGAAAATATTATTCGCCGTTATAGTGATGGCAAACCAGTATTAATTGATTTTGGTGGCGCAAAACAGGTAACACAAACTAGTTTAGCCAGACAAGCGACAGTAATTTATACACTTGGTTATGCTCCCGCCGAACAAATGGCTGGATTTGCTTGTCATGCTAGCGATTTATATGCTTTGGGCGTAACTTGTGTGCGGCTTTTAACTCAATGTTTGCCCTTACAAACTGATGATGGACAAGTTCAAGATAACCTTTATGATGCCATGAATGCTCAGTGGTTATGGGCACAAAAGCTGCAAAAAAATGGTATTACCATCAGCGATAGTTTAAGCAAAATTTTGGATAAATTGCTGCAACATTTACCCAAGGATAGATATCAAACAGCTGCAGAAGTTATTCACGATTTGAAGTCTACAACTACATCTGACTTAGAAGCAGAAATTATTGCCATTTCTCAAAAGTTGTTCTTACCTTTTGCATCAATTACCAAATCACAAAAAGTTGTAGTGCCACTCCCACCTTTACAAAGTTTTGAATTTGATGTAATCACAGTAGATACTGCAGGTAGAGAAGTCAACCGCGATCGCTTCCACAGTGAATACTTTACTGAAGAATTGAGTAAAGCGATCGCACTAGAAATGGTCTCAATTCCTGGTGGTACATTTATGATGGGTTCGCCAGATTTTGAAGGCGATGCAGATGAACGTCCTCAACGCCTAGTTACAGTAGCACCCTTTTTTATGGGGAAATATCCTGTAACTCAAGCACAATGGAAAGCAGTCGCCGCTTTACCAAAAGTCAACCAACCTTTAAATCCCAACCCATCAAAAAACAAAGGCCCAAATCTACCAGTAGAAAATGTCACCTGGTATGAAGCCGTAGAATTTTCTCTTAGGCTAGCCGAAAAAACCGGACGTGATTATCGTTTACCCAGCGAAGCCGAATGGGAATATGCTTGTCGTGCTGGAACTAAGACATCCTATCACTTTGGCGAAACTGTCACGCCTGAGTTTGTCAGCTGTAGTAGTGGCGATACGAGATACCGTAAAGAAAGCACAAATGTTGGTAGCTTTGAAGTCGCCAACGCCTTTGGATTATATGATATGCACGGTTTAGTTTGGGAATGGTGTGCCGATCCCTGGCACAACAATTATCAAGGCGCACCCTCAGATGCAAGTGTTTGGGAAGATGGCGGCGATCAGCATCGCCGGGTATTGCGCGGTGGTTCCTGGAGTTTTGGTGCAGAACTTTGTCGCAGCGCTAGCCGTAGTTGGGATGAGTCAGATGGTGGCTTAAGGAGTTGCGGCTTTCGTGTAGTTTTTTCTGCTGATTAA
- a CDS encoding ABC transporter permease produces MYLPILVLAFYSFNRSPYSATWQGFTIDWYRQLFSDERIVSALQNSLIVAFCAVAISAVLGTLMAVGLARYRFPLQNVYRGIAYLPLIIPDIAIAVATLVFLAAFAVPLSLWTIIAAHVVFCLAYVGLVVSSRLTHLNPHLEEAALDLGATPFQAFMQVLLPQLMPGIIAGCLLAFVLSLDDFLIASFTAGSGSNTLPMEIFSRIRTGVKPDINALSVILIVVSALVAFIAELIRSYGEEN; encoded by the coding sequence ATGTACCTACCTATACTGGTACTAGCATTCTATAGTTTTAATAGGTCGCCTTATAGTGCTACTTGGCAAGGATTTACCATTGATTGGTATCGCCAGCTATTCAGTGATGAACGGATTGTTTCGGCTTTGCAGAACAGTTTGATAGTTGCTTTCTGTGCAGTGGCGATTTCCGCCGTTTTGGGAACTTTGATGGCGGTAGGTTTAGCGCGTTATCGGTTTCCCCTGCAGAATGTCTATCGCGGTATAGCTTATTTACCGTTGATTATTCCTGATATTGCGATCGCAGTGGCTACTCTAGTGTTTTTAGCAGCGTTTGCTGTTCCCTTGAGTTTGTGGACAATTATCGCGGCTCACGTGGTTTTTTGTCTAGCTTATGTGGGGTTGGTGGTGTCTTCGCGATTAACGCATTTAAATCCCCATTTAGAAGAAGCAGCTTTAGATTTGGGTGCAACACCATTTCAAGCTTTTATGCAAGTATTATTACCACAGTTAATGCCGGGAATCATCGCCGGCTGTCTGTTGGCTTTCGTCCTCAGTTTGGATGATTTTCTGATTGCTAGTTTTACAGCTGGTAGTGGTTCTAATACTTTACCAATGGAAATTTTTAGTCGCATTAGAACTGGGGTAAAACCTGATATTAATGCTCTCAGCGTGATTTTAATTGTAGTCTCAGCACTTGTTGCTTTTATAGCGGAATTAATTCGCTCTTATGGTGAGGAAAATTAA
- a CDS encoding glycosyltransferase family 4 protein, producing the protein MRIAQIAPLWERVPPPAYGGIELVVGLLTDELVRRGHEVTLFASGDSISLAKLVSVHPRALRLDPDVKEYGIYEMLQLGTVYEMAEEFDIIHSHMGCAALPYANLVKTPTVHTLHGVFTCDNEKMFQYAKKQPYISISNSQREQRLGLNYVATAYNGIDVSSYQFHPQPSDPPYLAFLGRISPEKGTHIAIAVAKQAGWHLKIAGKVDVVDVEYYEKEIKPLIDGKQIEYLGEANHEQKNALMGGAVATLFPITWREPFGLVMVESMAAGTPVIAMKLGSTVEVIDHGKTGFLCENTEEFVKAINKVADLDRYACRQHVENRFSLQKMTDSYEEVYRQILQKRFAQNGHLRSTVSLGSSR; encoded by the coding sequence ATGCGAATTGCTCAGATAGCCCCGCTATGGGAGAGAGTACCACCTCCAGCTTATGGGGGTATTGAGTTGGTAGTGGGGTTGCTGACTGATGAACTGGTGCGACGCGGACATGAAGTTACGCTATTTGCCTCCGGAGATTCTATCAGTTTGGCAAAACTAGTGTCAGTTCACCCCCGTGCCTTGAGACTTGACCCTGATGTGAAAGAATATGGCATCTATGAGATGTTGCAATTGGGTACAGTTTATGAAATGGCAGAAGAGTTTGATATCATTCATTCCCACATGGGTTGTGCCGCATTGCCCTACGCAAATCTTGTAAAGACCCCCACAGTTCACACCTTGCATGGTGTCTTTACCTGCGACAATGAAAAAATGTTCCAATATGCCAAAAAGCAACCTTATATCAGTATTTCTAATTCTCAAAGGGAACAGAGATTAGGGTTGAATTATGTCGCCACAGCCTACAACGGCATTGATGTTAGCAGTTATCAATTCCATCCCCAACCAAGCGATCCCCCTTATTTAGCATTTTTAGGACGCATATCTCCAGAGAAAGGTACCCATATTGCGATCGCAGTTGCTAAACAAGCAGGTTGGCATTTAAAAATCGCCGGGAAAGTAGATGTCGTTGATGTGGAATATTACGAAAAAGAAATTAAACCCCTCATTGACGGCAAACAAATTGAGTATTTAGGTGAAGCTAACCACGAGCAAAAAAATGCTCTCATGGGAGGTGCAGTAGCCACTTTATTCCCCATTACCTGGCGGGAACCATTTGGATTAGTCATGGTAGAATCTATGGCAGCTGGTACACCAGTGATTGCCATGAAACTAGGGTCTACAGTTGAAGTCATTGACCACGGCAAAACTGGCTTCCTATGCGAAAATACCGAAGAATTCGTCAAAGCCATTAATAAAGTCGCAGACTTAGACCGTTACGCCTGCCGTCAGCACGTAGAAAACCGCTTTAGCCTCCAAAAAATGACTGATAGTTATGAAGAAGTTTATCGGCAAATTCTGCAAAAGCGATTTGCTCAGAACGGTCATTTACGTAGCACAGTTAGTTTAGGCAGCAGCCGCTAG
- a CDS encoding DUF1565 domain-containing protein, protein MSSILFSKYRKSHILPAAQVAKVDRPSSLVELGLLKVFRSSILCFSVGIGVACITFLGTSLSSVIAQVPPVADTATSQANVLYVNPSSGNDQEGNGTESAPWKTITQALQKASANTVIMLSAGTYSAETGEAFPLILRPGISIQGDTNNQGRGVIIQGGGEYLSKSLGSQNISIIASSQVNLSGVTITNPNRRGYGLWIESSNPVVSQNTFTGNTQDGVFVTGNAAPTISQNNFEGNGANGITIAGSSQAQVKENTFQQTGFGINIAQNAAPTIVNNQIQNNRAGIIIQANAHPILRNNIIEGNKEDGIVAIAQAMPDLGTDAEAGGNQFRNNARYDINASAAKQVIAAFGNTLTNSRVAGKVDLQAPRTLVARNVPTAEGGPEIAPTNGEITFSAPGAADTPNEVTVPTAPNSNSANNMRVGKLNPQLLPLLPANTSRLLPKPNPQPATTATTPSPVPGFPVPSSLAGTAATQRASVPPAPATSADTPQLNYVQINPSAIEFTAPQSPFDPQAQPATPRNTRAKKPPAPSNLLPVPNSNIPIGNTRNMRRVPVPQGNPAVNYNNNSPNTVAPMGNPLPNPVAPMNTPLPNAVPQMDNSPLPNTVAPTNNSPLPAGISPMSNTPLPNNGIPMGARYRVLVEVATQKDMEFVQSLVPTAFFTVSQGRNLMQAGVFSNRYNADTMLKTLNSNGLRAVIEVLN, encoded by the coding sequence ATGTCTTCTATATTATTTTCTAAATATCGTAAGTCACATATTCTACCAGCAGCACAGGTTGCAAAGGTTGATCGACCATCTTCTTTAGTAGAACTGGGACTGTTGAAAGTTTTTCGTTCATCTATATTATGTTTTAGCGTTGGGATCGGAGTAGCTTGTATCACTTTTTTAGGAACAAGCCTGAGCAGTGTGATTGCTCAAGTCCCACCTGTGGCTGATACAGCAACTTCGCAGGCGAATGTACTCTATGTCAATCCTAGTAGTGGAAATGACCAAGAGGGCAATGGTACTGAAAGCGCTCCTTGGAAAACCATTACCCAAGCATTGCAAAAAGCTTCTGCTAATACCGTGATTATGCTCTCTGCAGGTACTTACAGTGCAGAAACAGGAGAAGCATTTCCCTTGATTTTACGTCCAGGTATTTCCATTCAAGGGGATACGAACAATCAAGGTAGAGGCGTAATTATTCAGGGAGGTGGTGAATACCTCAGCAAGAGTTTAGGCAGTCAAAATATCAGTATAATTGCGAGTAGCCAAGTAAATTTAAGTGGCGTAACAATAACAAACCCCAACCGTCGTGGTTATGGATTGTGGATTGAATCTAGTAACCCTGTAGTTTCACAAAATACATTTACAGGTAATACCCAAGATGGGGTATTTGTGACTGGCAATGCTGCACCAACTATTAGCCAGAATAACTTTGAGGGTAATGGTGCCAATGGGATCACCATTGCAGGTAGTTCCCAAGCTCAAGTTAAGGAAAATACTTTTCAACAAACAGGCTTTGGGATTAATATCGCCCAAAACGCCGCGCCGACAATTGTAAATAATCAAATTCAAAATAATAGAGCCGGAATCATCATCCAAGCTAACGCCCACCCCATTTTGCGGAATAACATTATTGAGGGCAATAAAGAGGATGGTATAGTGGCGATCGCCCAAGCAATGCCAGATTTAGGCACTGATGCCGAAGCTGGTGGCAATCAATTCCGCAACAATGCTCGCTACGACATTAACGCCAGTGCTGCAAAACAAGTAATAGCTGCTTTTGGTAATACTCTTACCAACAGTCGCGTTGCAGGTAAGGTAGATTTACAAGCTCCCAGAACATTAGTAGCTCGAAATGTGCCAACTGCTGAAGGCGGGCCGGAAATTGCACCTACCAATGGCGAAATCACCTTCTCTGCTCCTGGTGCGGCAGATACTCCCAACGAGGTAACCGTACCAACTGCTCCCAACAGCAATTCTGCCAATAACATGAGGGTTGGTAAATTGAATCCTCAACTATTGCCCCTGTTACCAGCTAATACATCTCGCCTGCTTCCCAAGCCGAATCCACAACCAGCAACAACAGCAACAACTCCCTCACCTGTTCCCGGCTTTCCTGTTCCTAGCAGCTTGGCAGGTACAGCCGCTACCCAAAGGGCAAGTGTACCCCCTGCACCAGCAACTTCTGCTGATACACCACAGTTAAATTACGTGCAGATTAATCCCAGTGCGATCGAGTTTACAGCACCCCAATCCCCATTCGATCCCCAAGCACAGCCAGCCACACCCAGAAATACCAGAGCCAAAAAGCCCCCAGCACCATCAAATCTTTTGCCTGTACCTAATTCCAATATTCCCATAGGCAATACGCGCAATATGCGGAGAGTGCCAGTACCACAAGGTAATCCAGCCGTAAACTATAACAATAACTCGCCTAATACTGTGGCTCCAATGGGTAATCCATTGCCCAATCCTGTGGCTCCCATGAATACCCCATTGCCTAACGCTGTTCCGCAAATGGATAACAGTCCACTACCAAATACTGTTGCTCCCACAAATAACAGCCCATTACCTGCGGGTATCAGTCCCATGAGTAACACCCCATTACCGAATAATGGTATCCCAATGGGCGCACGTTACCGCGTACTAGTGGAAGTAGCAACTCAAAAGGACATGGAATTCGTACAGTCCCTTGTTCCGACTGCCTTTTTCACAGTCTCCCAAGGACGCAACCTCATGCAAGCTGGAGTATTTAGCAATCGCTATAACGCCGACACCATGCTAAAAACACTCAATAGCAATGGGTTGAGGGCAGTTATTGAAGTGTTAAATTGA
- a CDS encoding 1-aminocyclopropane-1-carboxylate deaminase/D-cysteine desulfhydrase, with protein sequence MFSFAQPPTIQTIDSAIARQAGVDLSVLRLDVMHPSVNGNKWFKLKYNLLEARQKNFTTLLTFGGAYSNHIYATAAAGNLFGFRTIGVIRGEEHLPLNPTLSFAVQQGMQILYIDRQKYRQRYTAELQAELKERFGEVFIIPEGGGNLNGVRGCMEILSGDDGKKGTRGQGESWKRQFDTVCVACGTGSTLAGIVLSLQPGQRVIGFPVLKNGEFLAEEIDSFLKNYRASGLPETKNAIASWELICNYHMGGYAKVNDELLLFAQQFTQEHSIPLDYVYTAKMFYGVMDLLKQGFFPPGRRLLLIHTGGLQGNLGRE encoded by the coding sequence ATCTTTTCATTCGCACAACCTCCTACCATACAAACGATTGACAGTGCAATTGCTCGACAAGCTGGTGTTGATTTGTCTGTGCTACGCCTCGATGTTATGCATCCATCGGTGAATGGTAATAAGTGGTTTAAGTTGAAGTACAACCTGTTGGAGGCTAGACAGAAAAATTTTACGACGTTGCTGACCTTTGGTGGAGCTTATTCTAATCACATCTATGCTACTGCGGCGGCGGGAAATCTTTTTGGGTTTCGCACTATTGGTGTGATTCGGGGGGAAGAGCATTTACCCTTGAACCCTACACTGAGTTTTGCGGTTCAGCAAGGTATGCAAATTCTCTACATTGACCGTCAGAAATACCGACAGCGATATACAGCAGAACTGCAAGCAGAATTAAAAGAACGCTTTGGTGAAGTGTTCATTATTCCCGAAGGTGGCGGGAATTTGAACGGTGTGCGGGGGTGTATGGAAATATTATCGGGGGATGACGGAAAGAAGGGGACAAGGGGACAAGGGGAATCTTGGAAGCGACAATTTGATACTGTATGCGTGGCTTGTGGTACGGGCAGTACTTTGGCAGGAATTGTACTGTCACTGCAACCAGGACAGCGTGTTATTGGGTTTCCTGTGCTGAAAAATGGGGAATTTCTGGCTGAGGAAATAGATAGTTTCCTCAAAAATTATCGCGCCTCTGGTTTACCTGAAACCAAAAACGCGATCGCATCCTGGGAACTAATATGTAATTACCACATGGGTGGCTATGCCAAGGTGAACGATGAACTATTACTATTTGCCCAGCAGTTCACCCAAGAACACAGCATACCCCTTGATTATGTCTACACCGCCAAAATGTTTTATGGCGTAATGGATTTACTCAAGCAAGGATTTTTCCCCCCAGGTAGGCGTTTATTGTTAATCCACACTGGTGGGTTGCAAGGTAATTTGGGGAGGGAATAG
- a CDS encoding pyridoxamine 5'-phosphate oxidase family protein → MAKLFDCITDELQEFIATQHLFFVGSAPLSPTGHVNLSPKGLESFRILSPNRVGYLDLTGSGNETSAHLQENGRITFLFCAFQEPPKILRLYGQGYVILPGSPEWDAFAPLFPALPGVRQIIIADIERVQTSCGLGVPLYEYQDQRQSLVNWAIKKGEQGVQEYQQQKNLMSIDGLPTPLSNLP, encoded by the coding sequence ATGGCTAAACTATTTGACTGCATCACTGACGAATTACAAGAATTTATTGCTACCCAACATCTGTTTTTTGTAGGTAGTGCGCCTTTGAGTCCTACAGGACACGTTAACTTGTCCCCCAAAGGGCTAGAGAGTTTCCGCATTCTTTCGCCTAACCGTGTAGGGTATTTAGATTTGACTGGTAGTGGTAACGAAACCTCAGCCCATCTACAAGAAAATGGGCGAATTACTTTTCTGTTTTGCGCTTTTCAAGAACCTCCAAAAATTTTGCGCTTGTATGGGCAAGGGTATGTAATTTTACCAGGTTCTCCAGAGTGGGATGCTTTTGCCCCTCTATTTCCTGCCTTACCTGGAGTTCGTCAAATTATCATCGCTGATATTGAACGGGTGCAAACTTCTTGTGGCTTAGGCGTACCACTTTATGAATATCAAGACCAGCGCCAGAGTTTAGTTAATTGGGCAATTAAAAAAGGCGAACAAGGAGTTCAAGAATATCAACAGCAGAAAAATCTGATGAGTATTGATGGTTTACCTACTCCACTGAGCAATTTACCTTAA
- a CDS encoding GNAT family N-acetyltransferase: MDYVISPITPEDEPFLWRMLYEAAHLSEEGNLTMEDLMNNPELAKYVKNWDYEKDTGYVASLLPSYQQVGAAWLRLLTEENKGYGYVNNETPELAIAVLPEYRNHGIGTQLLHHLLAIAPAYYPSISLSIRSSNPALHLYQRLGWQVVEGTEIINRVGGTSFIMKIDFAKSNLT; this comes from the coding sequence ATGGATTATGTAATTAGCCCAATTACTCCAGAAGATGAGCCTTTTTTGTGGCGGATGCTGTATGAAGCAGCGCATTTATCAGAAGAAGGCAATTTAACAATGGAAGATTTGATGAATAATCCAGAGTTAGCAAAATATGTGAAAAATTGGGATTATGAAAAAGATACGGGTTATGTTGCTAGCTTGTTACCCAGCTATCAACAAGTAGGGGCTGCATGGTTGCGGTTATTGACAGAGGAAAATAAGGGATATGGATATGTTAATAACGAAACTCCCGAACTTGCGATCGCAGTTCTCCCCGAATATAGAAATCATGGCATAGGTACGCAGTTACTCCATCATTTATTAGCGATCGCACCAGCCTATTACCCATCAATATCACTCAGCATTAGAAGCTCAAATCCCGCTTTACATTTATATCAAAGATTGGGCTGGCAAGTAGTTGAGGGAACTGAAATCATCAACCGCGTAGGTGGTACTTCTTTCATTATGAAAATTGATTTTGCAAAATCAAATCTCACCTAG
- a CDS encoding class I SAM-dependent methyltransferase translates to MSELLNQKIQRDFDRLALLPPLAWNHNNHYHSFLVQQLPPNCKNILDIGCGTGVFSRLLAQRAEEVIAVDFSAKMIEVAQQQSQCYTNIKYQVADILQWQFPVEYFDAIASIATVHHLPLDVLLPKIKSALKPGGKLLILDLVEAKGIEDILPNLIALPLNWTLHLWKNKRLRPTPEAIAAWREHGSTDKYLTRSQAQQIYSQYLTGSKVRKHLFWRYSVVWEKL, encoded by the coding sequence ATGAGTGAGCTCCTAAATCAAAAAATTCAACGAGATTTTGATAGGCTAGCTTTACTTCCGCCTTTGGCATGGAATCATAACAATCACTATCACAGTTTCTTAGTTCAGCAATTACCGCCAAACTGTAAAAATATTCTAGATATCGGCTGTGGTACAGGTGTGTTTTCTCGCTTATTAGCGCAACGTGCCGAGGAAGTAATTGCTGTAGACTTTTCTGCAAAAATGATTGAAGTCGCTCAACAACAGTCTCAATGTTACACAAATATAAAGTATCAAGTTGCTGATATATTGCAATGGCAATTTCCAGTGGAATATTTTGATGCGATCGCTTCAATTGCGACAGTGCATCATTTACCATTAGATGTCTTATTGCCTAAAATTAAGTCTGCGCTCAAACCTGGTGGTAAGCTGTTAATTTTAGACCTAGTAGAAGCAAAAGGGATAGAAGACATATTGCCCAATCTAATTGCTTTACCATTAAATTGGACATTGCATCTGTGGAAGAACAAACGCCTCAGACCTACACCAGAAGCAATAGCAGCATGGCGAGAACATGGTAGCACAGATAAATATCTCACGCGATCGCAAGCTCAACAAATTTACTCACAATACCTTACAGGATCGAAAGTCAGAAAGCATTTATTTTGGCGTTATTCAGTGGTGTGGGAAAAATTGTAA
- a CDS encoding DUF4336 domain-containing protein, whose product MAHDERAGSAELIHPQDFSWFFWFTLPLYPYGERRTIRKEVIKDTIWTFDQMQGIFYVVVPIRMTVVKLKAGGLLVYAPVAPTSECIRLLNELVSEHGDVKYIILPTISGLEHKVFVGPFARFFPQAQVFVAPSQWSFPLNLPLSWLGLPRKRTQILPADSKNTPFAEEFDYAILGPIELGPGRFAEVAFFHKRSRSLLVTDAVISVPEEPPAIVQLDSYPLLFHAKDHAGDIVADNQANRRKGWQRIALFALYFRPSVLDIPGLGEVLRDATKAPERSKKAYFGLYPFQWQANWQRSFDALRGDGRLFVAPILQTLILNRAPQETIDWADKVASWNFEWIIPCHFDAPIKAQPHQFRQAFSFLEKQPISAGLLNTNSYPLPPDDFKTLQEIDESLHKFGIVPPAKDKV is encoded by the coding sequence GTGGCTCATGATGAACGTGCTGGAAGCGCAGAACTAATTCATCCGCAGGACTTTTCGTGGTTTTTCTGGTTTACTTTGCCACTCTACCCATACGGGGAACGGCGAACCATTCGTAAAGAAGTAATCAAAGATACAATCTGGACTTTTGACCAAATGCAGGGCATTTTCTATGTTGTTGTGCCCATTCGCATGACTGTTGTGAAGCTAAAAGCTGGCGGTCTGTTGGTATATGCTCCCGTAGCACCAACTTCAGAGTGTATCCGATTACTCAATGAGTTGGTGTCAGAACATGGTGATGTTAAGTATATTATTTTGCCAACTATCTCAGGATTAGAACACAAGGTTTTCGTCGGCCCCTTCGCGAGATTCTTTCCGCAAGCACAGGTTTTTGTTGCTCCTAGCCAGTGGAGTTTTCCGTTGAATTTGCCACTGAGTTGGCTGGGGTTACCCCGCAAACGCACTCAAATCCTTCCCGCAGACAGCAAAAATACACCTTTTGCTGAAGAGTTTGACTATGCGATCCTTGGCCCCATAGAATTAGGCCCTGGTAGGTTTGCAGAAGTAGCATTTTTCCACAAGCGATCGCGCAGTTTATTAGTCACAGATGCGGTAATATCTGTTCCAGAAGAACCACCTGCGATCGTGCAATTAGACTCATATCCCTTGTTATTCCATGCTAAAGATCATGCAGGTGACATCGTTGCAGATAATCAAGCAAACCGCCGTAAAGGATGGCAACGGATTGCGCTATTTGCATTGTATTTTCGCCCCAGCGTGTTGGATATCCCTGGATTAGGTGAAGTATTGCGTGATGCTACCAAAGCCCCAGAACGTTCTAAAAAAGCTTATTTCGGCTTATATCCATTCCAATGGCAAGCTAATTGGCAACGTTCATTTGATGCCCTCAGAGGCGATGGACGTTTATTTGTCGCGCCAATTTTACAAACTCTCATTCTCAACCGCGCACCCCAAGAAACTATTGACTGGGCTGATAAAGTAGCAAGTTGGAATTTTGAATGGATTATTCCTTGCCATTTTGATGCGCCAATTAAAGCGCAACCGCATCAATTTCGCCAAGCATTCTCATTTCTAGAAAAGCAGCCAATAAGTGCAGGTTTATTGAACACTAACAGTTATCCCTTACCACCAGATGATTTTAAAACTCTTCAAGAAATTGACGAGAGTTTACATAAATTTGGCATTGTACCGCCAGCGAAGGATAAAGTGTAA
- a CDS encoding GlsB/YeaQ/YmgE family stress response membrane protein, which yields MNIIAWIVLGLIAGAIAKAIYPGHQGGGILGTILLGIIGAFIGGSLGVFFTTGTLALTAPTLSITGIIVAVIGALIAVFLWNLLNRSAV from the coding sequence ATGAACATAATTGCTTGGATTGTTTTAGGTCTAATTGCTGGTGCGATCGCGAAGGCTATCTATCCAGGTCATCAGGGTGGTGGAATCCTCGGAACCATACTGCTAGGAATCATCGGTGCTTTTATTGGCGGTAGTTTAGGTGTATTCTTTACTACGGGGACGCTTGCCTTAACGGCTCCGACTCTTAGCATTACTGGTATCATCGTCGCTGTGATTGGCGCACTTATCGCTGTTTTCCTGTGGAACTTATTGAACCGTAGTGCTGTCTAG
- a CDS encoding DNA-binding protein — MRTSDSYQEYLIESLQEPEEAAAYIEAILEAENPEKELLSSALKDIIDARLRMNNLSEQAQITWEQLNKMLLETGGAEIYNLLVLLDILGFRISVNIK, encoded by the coding sequence ATGCGGACAAGTGATAGCTATCAAGAATACCTGATCGAATCTCTTCAAGAACCTGAGGAGGCTGCTGCATATATTGAAGCAATATTAGAGGCTGAAAATCCTGAAAAAGAACTGCTATCATCAGCACTGAAAGATATCATTGATGCCAGGCTAAGAATGAACAATCTTTCAGAACAAGCACAAATAACCTGGGAACAACTAAACAAGATGTTGTTAGAAACTGGTGGCGCTGAGATTTATAATCTGTTGGTGCTACTCGATATCTTGGGGTTTAGAATATCGGTAAATATCAAATAA